Part of the Candidatus Thiothrix putei genome, GCAAGTGGCAACAGAGGTTAGCGAGTTTTCCTTGCAGACCATCACCGCCGAAGCCCCGTCGCTGGCGTTATTACGCACGGGCAAAGCGGATGTGTTGTTGTCCCCCGTCGCACCAGAGGGGGTTGATATTCTCTACAAACGTTTATTCATCGACCAATCCCGCTGTTTTTTTGATAGCAATGCACGCGAAGCGCCACGCACCTTAGCCGACTTTCGTCAAGCCCGCTACATCGGCTTGCATCTGCCGGAAGGACAACAACGTAACGGGTCAATCGCAGCACCCATCTTGCGGGAATTGGAACAACAAGTTGCCGTGCGTGTTCCCAATGTGTGGGATATGGCGAGTTTTATGCGGGGCAGTGATTTACTGGCTATCGCGCCGAGCATGTTGCGTATCGAGGCATTAGCAGAATTTTCGGTCATAATACCGCCTTTCAATCTCCCTCCCGTGCCGCTTTTCATGTTATGGCACACACGCCATCAAAGCGACTCCGCGCAACAATGGCTACGCACCCAATTAGAAACAGCCGTCACCCATATCATGCAACGTGCCAAAGGTTTTAAAACCTAGTCGTCTTAAAGGCGGTGTTACCGTTACAATACGAGCCGTTAAGCATGACTCCCACAGTAAACAGGATCCCCCGATGACCACCAGCATTGCACGCATTGGCATTTTGACCATTTCTGATCGCGCCAGCCGTGGTGAATACGAAGATAAAGGTGGCCCTGCTATCCAAGCATGGTTTAGCCGGGTACTCACCAGCCCTTGGGAGGCCGTTGCACGGGTGATCCCCGATGAACAACCCGACATTGAAGCCGCCTTATGTGAACTCAGTGACCAAGAAGGTTGCAGCCTCATCGTGACCACCGGCGGCACAGGGCCTGCCTTACGTGATGTAACTCCGGAAGCCACTGAAGCCGTGTGTAGCAAAATGATGCCCGGTTTTGGTGAGCTGATGCGTTCTGCCTCCTTGCAGTTTGTACCGACCGCCATTCTATCGCGTCAAACAGCCGGTATTCGCGGGCGTAGCCTGATCGTCAACCTACCGGGCAAACCCTCTGCGATTGATGATTGCCTGCAAGCCGTGTTTCCTGCCATCCCGTACTGCTTAGATTTGATCGAAGCAGCCTACCTGACATCCGCCCCTGAACACTGCAAAGCCTTTCGCCCGGCGCACGCTAAGCCACGGTAAAACTCAAAGGGGTGGGGCAATCCACGCATTTCCACCGTTTATCCCACCACTTACCAATCCACGCAGTATTTTCAGTAGAATCAGACAAGTCTTCACCCAAAACCGTGGAATTGTATGCGCGTAGGTTTGCTTGC contains:
- a CDS encoding LysR family transcriptional regulator, which codes for MKDHDYLALDGHSMHVFLTVLEQGSIASAANKLGITKTVIGQCLTKLRSVFQDPLFVRTGGQEIVATARAENLGERMRVVLSEMQQLTATPVFKPQQAVLHFTVGTNHFLRDIVLPDLYRQVATEVSEFSLQTITAEAPSLALLRTGKADVLLSPVAPEGVDILYKRLFIDQSRCFFDSNAREAPRTLADFRQARYIGLHLPEGQQRNGSIAAPILRELEQQVAVRVPNVWDMASFMRGSDLLAIAPSMLRIEALAEFSVIIPPFNLPPVPLFMLWHTRHQSDSAQQWLRTQLETAVTHIMQRAKGFKT
- the mog gene encoding molybdopterin adenylyltransferase → MTTSIARIGILTISDRASRGEYEDKGGPAIQAWFSRVLTSPWEAVARVIPDEQPDIEAALCELSDQEGCSLIVTTGGTGPALRDVTPEATEAVCSKMMPGFGELMRSASLQFVPTAILSRQTAGIRGRSLIVNLPGKPSAIDDCLQAVFPAIPYCLDLIEAAYLTSAPEHCKAFRPAHAKPR